A region from the Sphingomonas flavescens genome encodes:
- a CDS encoding EI24 domain-containing protein, whose amino-acid sequence MLRALSLALADLGNRRVMAIMFQALLITLAIFALLAAVLVWLLNGADPCAAIGLDSCPLDAGSGGIGALLLTLLAGWFLFPAVALAVIMTFADKIGRTIEELHYPEAARAAHPIGILAGLGMGLRSAGRLFLFNLIAAPFYILLLITGVGPFILFVIVNGFAFGRDIGELAAARHGDRVSRRTWLRAKRGEQHLLGVLVSVLFLIPFVNLVAPVLGVAAGIHLFNRSFWPARV is encoded by the coding sequence ATGTTGCGCGCTCTAAGCCTCGCTTTAGCCGACCTCGGCAATCGCCGCGTCATGGCGATCATGTTCCAGGCGCTTCTCATCACGCTGGCGATCTTCGCGCTGCTCGCGGCGGTGCTGGTCTGGCTGTTGAACGGAGCCGACCCTTGCGCCGCAATCGGGCTCGACAGCTGCCCGCTGGATGCCGGCAGCGGCGGCATCGGCGCGCTCCTCCTGACCCTCTTAGCCGGCTGGTTCCTCTTCCCCGCAGTCGCGCTGGCAGTAATCATGACTTTCGCCGACAAGATCGGCCGGACCATTGAGGAACTGCATTATCCGGAAGCGGCCCGGGCTGCCCACCCAATCGGCATCTTGGCCGGACTGGGGATGGGTCTTCGTTCCGCCGGCCGGCTGTTCCTGTTCAATCTGATTGCCGCACCCTTTTACATCCTGCTGCTGATCACCGGCGTCGGGCCATTCATTCTGTTTGTGATCGTCAACGGCTTTGCGTTCGGCCGCGACATCGGCGAGCTGGCCGCGGCGCGTCACGGCGACCGCGTATCCCGCCGGACCTGGCTGCGCGCAAAGCGCGGCGAGCAGCATCTGCTCGGCGTGCTGGTCAGCGTGCTGTTCCTGATCCCGTTCGTGAACCTGGTGGCGCCCGTGCTCGGCGTCGCCGCCGGCATTCACCTGTTCAACCGGTCGTTCTGGCCGGCTCGCGTCTAG
- a CDS encoding M23 family metallopeptidase produces the protein MLTSRNLFGWKSAGLAALLCSGVAWASLPRPAVGAATDDQRQWHALGVASMSGGSATGMPMAPTAAVETVDFVPKRAVKFAEPAVAPKRAVIAASPLRIRGRAGDGLYWALRAAGASPEVAAQYLTALATQIDVGEIGAGDGFDLVLNADRQLLYAGLNRLGGSSLQLVRWTANGRSEWIDAANAERPAPVQSGLVMPANGPITSYFGYRYHPILHFTRFHAGVDIGASWGSPIVAAADGQVAAAGWAGGYGRQVQIAHGGGIVSTYSHMSDIVAQPGSYVRRGQVIGYVGSSGLSTGPHLHFEVKQSGQPVNPLGVRLVSAPVVDTRLAEALKARLKALLTVGIKRA, from the coding sequence GTGCTGACGTCACGCAACCTGTTCGGCTGGAAAAGCGCCGGCTTGGCCGCCCTGCTGTGCAGCGGCGTCGCTTGGGCCTCGCTTCCGCGCCCCGCGGTGGGGGCGGCGACCGACGATCAACGGCAGTGGCATGCGCTTGGCGTCGCATCGATGTCCGGCGGCAGCGCGACAGGAATGCCGATGGCGCCGACGGCTGCGGTCGAAACGGTGGATTTCGTGCCCAAGCGGGCGGTGAAATTTGCCGAACCGGCGGTTGCGCCGAAGCGGGCGGTGATTGCCGCAAGCCCGCTGCGCATTCGCGGCCGGGCCGGCGACGGGCTCTATTGGGCATTGCGCGCGGCGGGCGCTTCACCGGAGGTGGCGGCGCAGTATCTGACGGCGCTCGCGACGCAGATCGACGTCGGTGAGATCGGGGCCGGTGATGGGTTCGACCTGGTGCTCAACGCGGACCGCCAGTTGCTTTATGCCGGACTGAACCGGCTCGGTGGGTCGTCGCTGCAACTGGTGCGGTGGACGGCCAACGGCCGCAGCGAATGGATCGACGCGGCGAACGCGGAACGGCCCGCGCCGGTGCAGAGCGGCCTGGTGATGCCGGCGAACGGCCCGATCACGTCCTACTTCGGCTATCGCTATCACCCGATCCTGCATTTTACGCGATTCCACGCGGGCGTGGATATCGGTGCGAGTTGGGGCAGCCCGATTGTCGCCGCCGCAGATGGACAAGTTGCCGCAGCCGGCTGGGCCGGCGGCTACGGTCGACAGGTCCAGATCGCGCACGGCGGCGGCATCGTCAGCACTTACAGCCACATGAGCGACATCGTCGCGCAGCCGGGCAGCTACGTTCGTCGCGGGCAGGTGATCGGCTATGTCGGATCGTCGGGGCTATCGACCGGGCCGCACCTCCATTTCGAAGTCAAGCAGAGCGGTCAGCCGGTCAATCCGCTCGGCGTCCGGCTGGTCAGCGCGCCGGTCGTCGACACGCGCCTTGCCGAAGCATTAAAGGCGCGGCTCAAGGCCTTACTGACGGTCGGGATCAAACGGGCCTAG
- a CDS encoding PEPxxWA-CTERM sorting domain-containing protein → MRKFAWRALACAILTAGIWAQPAIAGRTVIDGGANWMLSGYCSPKTDGSCTPYTFATPLSIGGTSYSQFYVNSNGTVSLGSIQSFLTPQVNGDTSTVQTQLSAYAPTPVFSARFVDGPGVEDFFGGGGYDGTYVADTSINSNGFTVSFYGCTNPLNCGQRSIDLVQNATFSQQSYDNFGLSKTIVDASTLSDPNATLQQRFDSGKANLLAGYSTSLRVYTITLIELLDGFQVNYSYNAAAQLVSGTYGFNLPNAQVQETGPLQNRSYLFDSRGSLIGAVPEPATWLTMLLGFAGIGIAVRRRRAKSVPA, encoded by the coding sequence ATGCGTAAATTTGCTTGGCGTGCGTTAGCGTGTGCAATCCTCACGGCGGGGATCTGGGCTCAGCCCGCAATTGCGGGTCGCACCGTGATCGATGGCGGCGCGAATTGGATGCTTTCCGGCTACTGCAGTCCCAAGACCGATGGGAGTTGCACGCCCTACACGTTCGCGACGCCGCTCAGCATCGGCGGGACATCGTACAGCCAATTCTATGTCAACAGTAACGGCACGGTCTCGCTAGGATCGATCCAGTCTTTCCTGACGCCGCAGGTGAATGGCGATACCTCGACGGTTCAGACGCAACTTTCCGCCTACGCGCCTACGCCGGTCTTCAGCGCGCGTTTCGTGGACGGGCCGGGCGTCGAAGATTTTTTTGGCGGCGGTGGATACGACGGGACCTACGTCGCCGATACGTCGATCAATTCGAACGGCTTCACGGTGTCTTTTTACGGATGCACCAACCCGCTGAATTGTGGACAGCGTAGCATCGATCTTGTCCAGAACGCCACGTTCAGTCAGCAGTCCTACGACAATTTCGGTTTATCGAAGACGATCGTCGACGCCTCGACGTTGAGCGACCCCAACGCCACGCTTCAGCAGAGGTTCGACTCGGGCAAGGCCAACCTCCTGGCGGGTTATTCGACCTCGCTGCGCGTTTACACGATCACGCTGATCGAACTGCTTGACGGGTTCCAGGTCAACTATTCTTACAATGCCGCAGCTCAGCTGGTCTCGGGCACGTACGGATTCAACTTGCCGAATGCTCAGGTCCAGGAGACGGGGCCGCTGCAAAATCGATCGTACCTGTTCGACAGCCGCGGGTCGTTGATTGGCGCGGTTCCGGAGCCGGCGACGTGGTTGACGATGCTGCTCGGCTTCGCCGGAATTGGAATAGCGGTGCGCCGGCGACGCGCGAAGTCCGTTCCCGCCTGA